One bacterium genomic region harbors:
- the lysS gene encoding lysine--tRNA ligase, translating to MSEHFEQVPERAERLHKLEELRKLGINPYPAKYQATHTAAQILKDAEQFIVSQETVDIAGRITAVRGHGKASFFQLSDPSGKIQCYAKLDIVGAEAYQAFKLYDIGDFVGVQGPVFKTHTGEFTVQAQKLTLLSKSLLPLPEKYHGLQNVDTRFRKRYLDLIANPEVKELFVKRTKFVKSLRDFLDSRGFMEVETPVMELVPGGADAQPFITHHNTLDLDLFLRISLELHLKRLIVGGYEKVYEIGRVFRNEGMSTQHLQEFTLMEFYWAYVDYQTLMDFTEEMYCHIVQETFGTLEIKYQDQILNFNRPWPRYDYRQLLIDKAGIDLDKFPTAESLKPELEKHGIKPDPKLGRGRLIDQLYKKMIRPNLVQPCFLIDHPLDISPLAKKHADRPNYTQRFQPIFAGAEIGNAFSELNDPLDQRARFDEQARLREKGDAEAQMYDADFVEALEHGMPPCGGFGVGIDRFFAIVSNSETVREVVFFPTMKPE from the coding sequence AGCGGGCCGAGCGGCTTCACAAACTGGAGGAACTCCGCAAACTGGGGATCAACCCTTATCCCGCCAAATACCAGGCCACCCATACCGCCGCCCAGATACTAAAGGACGCCGAGCAGTTCATCGTTTCCCAGGAAACGGTGGACATCGCCGGGCGGATCACCGCGGTGCGGGGGCACGGCAAGGCCTCGTTCTTCCAGCTGTCCGACCCCAGCGGCAAGATCCAGTGCTATGCCAAGCTGGACATCGTGGGGGCCGAGGCCTACCAGGCCTTCAAGCTTTACGACATCGGCGACTTCGTGGGCGTCCAGGGCCCGGTGTTCAAGACCCACACCGGCGAGTTCACCGTCCAGGCCCAGAAGTTGACCCTGCTCTCCAAATCCCTGCTGCCCCTGCCGGAAAAATACCACGGCCTGCAGAACGTGGACACCCGGTTCCGCAAACGCTACCTGGACCTGATCGCCAACCCCGAGGTCAAGGAGCTGTTCGTCAAAAGGACCAAATTCGTCAAATCCCTGCGGGATTTCCTTGACTCCAGGGGCTTCATGGAGGTGGAGACCCCGGTGATGGAGCTGGTTCCCGGCGGGGCCGATGCCCAGCCCTTCATCACCCACCACAACACTTTGGACCTGGACCTTTTCCTGCGGATCTCTCTGGAGCTGCACCTGAAGCGCCTGATCGTGGGCGGATACGAGAAGGTCTACGAGATCGGGCGGGTGTTCCGCAACGAGGGGATGAGTACCCAGCACCTGCAGGAGTTCACCTTAATGGAGTTCTACTGGGCCTACGTGGATTACCAGACGCTGATGGACTTCACCGAGGAGATGTACTGCCACATTGTCCAGGAGACCTTCGGGACGCTGGAGATAAAGTACCAGGACCAGATCCTGAATTTCAACCGTCCCTGGCCCCGCTACGACTACCGCCAGCTGCTGATAGACAAGGCCGGGATAGATCTGGACAAGTTCCCCACCGCCGAATCTTTGAAACCCGAGCTGGAGAAGCACGGCATCAAGCCCGATCCCAAGCTGGGCCGGGGCCGGCTGATAGACCAGCTCTACAAGAAGATGATCCGGCCCAACCTGGTCCAGCCCTGTTTCCTGATAGACCATCCTTTGGACATCTCGCCTTTGGCCAAGAAACACGCCGACCGGCCAAATTACACCCAGCGCTTCCAGCCCATCTTCGCCGGGGCCGAGATCGGCAACGCCTTCTCGGAGCTGAACGATCCGCTGGACCAGCGGGCCCGGTTCGATGAGCAGGCCAGGCTTCGGGAAAAGGGCGACGCCGAGGCCCAGATGTACGACGCCGACTTCGTGGAAGCTTTGGAGCACGGCATGCCGCCCTGCGGGGGTTTTGGGGTGGGCATCGACCGGTTTTTTGCCATCGTCAGCAACTCGGAGACGGTGCGCGAGGTGGTGTTCTTCCCGACCATGAAACCTGAATAA